In Labrus mixtus chromosome 11, fLabMix1.1, whole genome shotgun sequence, a single window of DNA contains:
- the LOC132983878 gene encoding CUGBP Elav-like family member 3 isoform X2 — translation MKEADAIKLFVGQIPRNLEEKDLKPIFEQFGKIYELTVIKDKYTGMHKGCAFLTYCARDSALKAQSALHEQKTLPGMNRPIQVKPADSEGRGEDRKLFVGMLGKQQSDEDVRRLFEPFGSIDECTVLRGPDGTSKGCAFVKYQGHSEAQAAINSLHGSRTMPGASSSLVVKFADTEKERGLRRMQQVASQLSIFSPMTLNFPAYNAYTQAVNAQLVQQQALVAQSAYLSPVATVAAVQMQQMAALNANGIIATPITSITPSSGTNTPPTMAATPVPALPPPMGVNGYSSLPAPTNGQQATEALYTNGVHPYQAQSPAALDPLQQAYAGMQHYTAAYPAAYGLVGQPFPQQPTLVAQQHQQPQQQQQREGPEGCNIFIYHLPQEFSDSEMLQMFLPFGNVISAKVFVDRATNQSKCFGFVSFDNPASAQAAIQAMNGFQIGMKRLKVQLKRPKDANRPY, via the exons ATGAAGGAGGCTGACGCCATCAAGCTATTTGTGGGGCAGATTCCCCGGAATCTGGAAGAGAAGGACCTGAAGCCTATCTTTGAGCAGTTTGGCAAAATCTATGAGCTAACTGTGATTAAAGACAAATACACTGGCATGCACAAAG GATGTGCGTTTCTGACGTACTGTGCGAGAGATTCAGCCCTGAAAGCCCAGAGCGCTCTTCATGAGCAGAAAACGCTACCAGGG ATGAATCGGCCAATCCAGGTGAAACCAGCTGACAGTGAGGGCAGAGGAG AGGACAGGAAATTGTTTGTGGGCATGCTGGGAAAGCAACAGAGTGACGAGGATGTCAGAAGACTGTTTGAGCCCTTTGGAAGCATAGACGAGTGTACTGTGTTGAGAGGACCTGACGGCACTAGCAAAG GATGCGCTTTTGTAAAATACCAAGGACACTCTGAAGCACAGGCTGCCATCAACAGCTTGCATGGGAGCCGCACAATGCCT GGAGCGTCATCCAGTCTGGTGGTGAAGTTTGCCGACACAGAGAAGGAGCGGGGATTGAGGAGGATGCAGCAGGTGGCCTCCCAGCTCAGCATCTTCAGCCCCATGACCCTCAACTTCCCCGCCTACAACGCCTACACACAGGCAGTCAATGCACAG CTTGTTCAACAGCAGGCCCTGGTTGCCCAGTCAGCGTACTTGTCTCCTGTGGCAACAGTTGCCGCCGTACAGATGCAGCAGATGGCGGCACTCAATGCCAACGGAATCATTGCCACACCCATTACATCCATCACGCCATCTTCGG GTACAAACACTCCACCAACTATGGCAGCAACGCCTGTGCCAGCTCTCCCTCCTCCAATGGGAGTGAACGGCTACAGCAGTTTGCCCGCCCCCACCAATGGACAACAAGCAACAGAAGCCCTCTACACCAATGGCGTTCACCCATATCAAG CTCAGAGTCCAGCAGCTCTGGACCCTCTACAGCAGGCATATGCCGGCATGCAACACTACACAG CGGCGTATCCTGCTGCTTACGGATTGGTTGGGCAGCCGTTCCCCCAGCAGCCAACACTGGTTGCCCAGCAACACCAGCAGCcccagcaacagcagcagagagaag GTCCAGAGGGCTGTAACATCTTCATCTACCACCTGCCTCAGGAGTTCAGTGACTCCGAGATGCTGCAGATGTTCCTGCCCTTTGGCAATGTCATCTCTGCGAAGGTGTTTGTTGACCGAGCCACCAACCAGAGCAAATGCTTCg gATTTGTGAGTTTTGATAACCCAGCCAGCGCTCAGGCTGCCATCCAGGCCATGAATGGCTTCCAGATCGGCATGAAGAGACTGAAAGTGCAGCTCAAAAGGCCCAAAGACGCCAACCGTCCATACTGA
- the LOC132983878 gene encoding CUGBP Elav-like family member 3 isoform X1, translated as MKEADAIKLFVGQIPRNLEEKDLKPIFEQFGKIYELTVIKDKYTGMHKGCAFLTYCARDSALKAQSALHEQKTLPGMNRPIQVKPADSEGRGEDRKLFVGMLGKQQSDEDVRRLFEPFGSIDECTVLRGPDGTSKGCAFVKYQGHSEAQAAINSLHGSRTMPGASSSLVVKFADTEKERGLRRMQQVASQLSIFSPMTLNFPAYNAYTQAVNAQLVQQQALVAQSAYLSPVATVAAVQMQQMAALNANGIIATPITSITPSSGTNTPPTMAATPVPALPPPMGVNGYSSLPAPTNGQQATEALYTNGVHPYQACFFSRSSAQSPAALDPLQQAYAGMQHYTAAYPAAYGLVGQPFPQQPTLVAQQHQQPQQQQQREGPEGCNIFIYHLPQEFSDSEMLQMFLPFGNVISAKVFVDRATNQSKCFGFVSFDNPASAQAAIQAMNGFQIGMKRLKVQLKRPKDANRPY; from the exons ATGAAGGAGGCTGACGCCATCAAGCTATTTGTGGGGCAGATTCCCCGGAATCTGGAAGAGAAGGACCTGAAGCCTATCTTTGAGCAGTTTGGCAAAATCTATGAGCTAACTGTGATTAAAGACAAATACACTGGCATGCACAAAG GATGTGCGTTTCTGACGTACTGTGCGAGAGATTCAGCCCTGAAAGCCCAGAGCGCTCTTCATGAGCAGAAAACGCTACCAGGG ATGAATCGGCCAATCCAGGTGAAACCAGCTGACAGTGAGGGCAGAGGAG AGGACAGGAAATTGTTTGTGGGCATGCTGGGAAAGCAACAGAGTGACGAGGATGTCAGAAGACTGTTTGAGCCCTTTGGAAGCATAGACGAGTGTACTGTGTTGAGAGGACCTGACGGCACTAGCAAAG GATGCGCTTTTGTAAAATACCAAGGACACTCTGAAGCACAGGCTGCCATCAACAGCTTGCATGGGAGCCGCACAATGCCT GGAGCGTCATCCAGTCTGGTGGTGAAGTTTGCCGACACAGAGAAGGAGCGGGGATTGAGGAGGATGCAGCAGGTGGCCTCCCAGCTCAGCATCTTCAGCCCCATGACCCTCAACTTCCCCGCCTACAACGCCTACACACAGGCAGTCAATGCACAG CTTGTTCAACAGCAGGCCCTGGTTGCCCAGTCAGCGTACTTGTCTCCTGTGGCAACAGTTGCCGCCGTACAGATGCAGCAGATGGCGGCACTCAATGCCAACGGAATCATTGCCACACCCATTACATCCATCACGCCATCTTCGG GTACAAACACTCCACCAACTATGGCAGCAACGCCTGTGCCAGCTCTCCCTCCTCCAATGGGAGTGAACGGCTACAGCAGTTTGCCCGCCCCCACCAATGGACAACAAGCAACAGAAGCCCTCTACACCAATGGCGTTCACCCATATCAAG ctTGCTTTTTTTCTCGCTCTTCAGCTCAGAGTCCAGCAGCTCTGGACCCTCTACAGCAGGCATATGCCGGCATGCAACACTACACAG CGGCGTATCCTGCTGCTTACGGATTGGTTGGGCAGCCGTTCCCCCAGCAGCCAACACTGGTTGCCCAGCAACACCAGCAGCcccagcaacagcagcagagagaag GTCCAGAGGGCTGTAACATCTTCATCTACCACCTGCCTCAGGAGTTCAGTGACTCCGAGATGCTGCAGATGTTCCTGCCCTTTGGCAATGTCATCTCTGCGAAGGTGTTTGTTGACCGAGCCACCAACCAGAGCAAATGCTTCg gATTTGTGAGTTTTGATAACCCAGCCAGCGCTCAGGCTGCCATCCAGGCCATGAATGGCTTCCAGATCGGCATGAAGAGACTGAAAGTGCAGCTCAAAAGGCCCAAAGACGCCAACCGTCCATACTGA